From a single Streptomyces misionensis genomic region:
- the mltG gene encoding endolytic transglycosylase MltG codes for MQTLIPPRSRIRLTRRGRLVLVVAGAVMAGTAVAVPLLTTADGRAGSRPAALVIPEGWRASQVYDAIDKALQLPPGSTRKSLGKAGLKLPKDAAGNPEGYLFPASYPLREGATPESLLRSMVDTAHQKFDGAPVAAGAQRNSVNVYQAVTIASIVQAEGIEKEDMGKAARVILNRLERGMPLQLDATLTYALGRATPPTTEEDTRVESPYNTYQRTGLPPTPIGNPGEDAMRAAINPTPGEWLYFVTVKPGDTRFTADYATHMRNVDEYNSLHQKGGQRSPSAAPSGGAG; via the coding sequence ATGCAGACGCTCATTCCGCCACGGAGCAGGATCCGACTGACACGCCGGGGCAGGCTCGTCCTCGTCGTGGCCGGCGCCGTCATGGCCGGCACCGCCGTGGCGGTGCCGCTGCTGACGACGGCCGACGGCCGTGCGGGGTCCCGGCCGGCCGCACTGGTCATCCCGGAGGGCTGGCGCGCGAGTCAGGTCTACGACGCGATCGACAAGGCGCTCCAACTGCCTCCCGGCAGCACCCGCAAGTCGCTCGGCAAGGCCGGACTGAAGCTGCCCAAGGACGCGGCGGGCAATCCGGAGGGCTACCTCTTCCCGGCGTCCTATCCGCTGCGCGAGGGGGCCACCCCGGAGTCACTGCTGCGGTCCATGGTGGACACCGCCCACCAGAAGTTCGACGGGGCGCCGGTCGCGGCCGGGGCGCAGCGCAACTCGGTCAACGTCTACCAGGCCGTCACCATCGCCAGCATCGTCCAGGCCGAGGGGATCGAGAAGGAGGACATGGGCAAGGCCGCCCGGGTCATCCTCAACCGGCTGGAGCGCGGCATGCCCCTGCAACTGGACGCCACCCTCACCTACGCCCTCGGCCGCGCCACCCCGCCCACCACCGAGGAGGACACCCGGGTCGAAAGCCCGTACAACACCTACCAGCGCACGGGACTGCCGCCGACGCCCATCGGCAACCCCGGCGAGGACGCGATGCGCGCCGCGATCAACCCGACGCCCGGGGAATGGCTGTACTTCGTGACGGTCAAGCCCGGGGACACCCGCTTCACCGCCGACTACGCGACCCATATGCGCAATGTGGACGAGTACAACTCCCTGCACCAGAAGGGCGGACAGCGGTCCCCGTCCGCCGCACCGTCCGGCGGGGCCGGCTGA
- a CDS encoding N-acetylmuramoyl-L-alanine amidase, with product MKRPTAPRVPNGIRVCRRTACAIGAAALLAPLLLTPMTDDEAPEQRLQYAFSDAAHDFHVPRSVLMGVSYVQTRWDAHPGSPSVAGGYGPMHLVDTSQFPATAPSPSAQGGGALRPSAGAAGAPAAAPEGVLAGRSVKPADLQRAAKLTGAPAGRLRTDAEANVRGGAALLAATQRQLGKPLSDNPADWWEAVERFPGTPDVTSAATYANDVFAVIRKGAHRTTAEGQDVSLPASPGVRAHTVRTEKPRHAKGTECPVEVSCDWLAAPYEEIDDEGNYGNHDLADRPRDQKIQYIVIHDTEAKLSSMFQTVQDPTEASWHYSIRSSDGHITQHVQTKDEAWHSGNQYVNARSIGIEHEGFLRQPGTWFTEQMYRSSARLVRYLAKKYEIPLDRQHIFGHDNVPSPTGDSIPDMHDDPGPFWDWRHYFDLLGAPLKPTAGPESDIVTILPDYATHTPTFTGCRSAGAPCAKHGSSAVRLYTRPDEKAPLVQDPGRHPDGGASTMDVDDLGSRASAGQTFAVAERRGDWTAIWYQGRKAWLENPKKDPTAVGAVGKMVTPKQGVDEIPVFGRALPEEEAYPEGVEEEPEAPLPYHFRAGQRYVAQGTIDSSFVPRSSFVDTPEPVVRGNETYYQIQFDNRIAYVRSSDVDVVGAPVTAGPSAETSAETSAETSTDTQDRSSDQ from the coding sequence ATGAAAAGACCCACCGCCCCACGTGTCCCCAACGGCATCCGCGTGTGCCGCAGGACGGCATGTGCCATCGGAGCGGCCGCCCTGCTGGCGCCGCTGCTGCTCACTCCGATGACCGACGACGAGGCACCCGAGCAGCGCCTCCAGTACGCCTTCTCCGACGCCGCCCACGATTTCCATGTGCCGCGCAGCGTGCTCATGGGCGTGTCCTACGTGCAGACCCGCTGGGACGCCCACCCCGGCTCGCCCAGCGTGGCGGGCGGCTACGGGCCGATGCACCTCGTGGACACCAGCCAGTTCCCGGCCACGGCGCCCTCCCCGAGTGCCCAGGGCGGCGGCGCGCTGCGGCCCAGCGCGGGGGCGGCGGGAGCGCCCGCCGCGGCGCCCGAGGGCGTCCTGGCAGGTCGTTCCGTGAAGCCCGCCGACCTGCAGCGCGCCGCGAAGCTGACCGGCGCCCCGGCCGGGCGCCTGCGCACCGACGCAGAGGCCAATGTGCGCGGCGGCGCGGCCCTGCTGGCCGCCACCCAGCGGCAGCTGGGCAAGCCGCTCAGCGACAACCCGGCCGACTGGTGGGAGGCGGTGGAACGTTTCCCCGGCACGCCCGACGTCACCTCGGCGGCCACCTACGCCAACGACGTCTTCGCCGTGATCCGCAAAGGCGCCCACCGCACCACCGCGGAGGGCCAGGACGTCTCCCTGCCCGCGAGCCCCGGCGTGCGCGCCCACACCGTGCGCACCGAGAAGCCCCGGCACGCCAAGGGGACGGAGTGCCCGGTCGAGGTGTCCTGCGACTGGCTGGCGGCGCCGTACGAGGAGATCGACGACGAGGGCAACTACGGCAACCACGACCTCGCCGACCGGCCGCGGGACCAGAAGATCCAGTACATCGTCATCCACGACACCGAGGCGAAGCTGTCGAGCATGTTCCAGACGGTGCAGGACCCCACCGAGGCGTCCTGGCACTACTCGATCCGTTCCAGCGACGGCCACATCACCCAGCACGTACAGACCAAGGACGAGGCCTGGCACTCCGGCAACCAGTACGTGAACGCCCGCTCCATCGGCATCGAGCACGAGGGATTCCTCAGGCAGCCGGGCACGTGGTTCACGGAACAGATGTACCGCTCCTCGGCCCGTCTGGTGCGCTATCTCGCCAAGAAGTACGAGATTCCGCTCGACCGGCAGCACATCTTCGGCCATGACAACGTGCCCTCGCCCACCGGCGACTCCATCCCCGACATGCACGACGACCCGGGCCCCTTCTGGGACTGGCGGCACTACTTCGACCTCCTCGGGGCGCCGCTGAAGCCCACGGCCGGGCCGGAGAGCGACATCGTGACCATCCTGCCGGACTACGCCACCCACACGCCCACGTTCACGGGGTGCCGCAGCGCCGGGGCGCCGTGCGCGAAGCACGGCTCCAGCGCGGTCCGCCTGTACACCCGTCCGGACGAGAAGGCGCCACTGGTCCAGGACCCGGGCCGCCACCCCGACGGCGGCGCCTCCACGATGGACGTCGACGACCTGGGCTCGCGCGCCTCGGCCGGTCAGACCTTCGCGGTCGCCGAACGCCGCGGCGACTGGACGGCGATCTGGTACCAGGGGCGCAAGGCCTGGCTGGAGAACCCGAAGAAGGACCCGACGGCGGTCGGCGCGGTCGGCAAGATGGTGACGCCCAAGCAGGGCGTGGACGAGATCCCGGTGTTCGGCCGGGCCCTGCCGGAGGAGGAGGCCTACCCCGAGGGCGTCGAGGAGGAGCCCGAGGCGCCCCTGCCCTACCACTTCCGCGCCGGTCAGCGGTATGTCGCCCAGGGCACCATCGACAGCTCGTTCGTCCCGAGGTCGTCCTTCGTCGACACGCCCGAGCCGGTGGTCAGGGGCAACGAGACGTACTACCAAATCCAGTTCGACAACCGGATCGCCTATGTCCGCTCCAGCGACGTGGACGTGGTCGGCGCGCCCGTGACCGCTGGCCCGTCGGCGGAGACATCCGCGGAAACATCGGCGGAAACGTCGACGGACACCCAGGACCGCTCATCGGACCAGTGA
- a CDS encoding peptide-N4-asparagine amidase: protein MRQRIVMSMLASVALLVGALLGAGTGTARAADVPAEFGADWHDPVTAAPPVARPHGKSCQVTLADARFRDFTPYRGTYTPPTGCGDRWSKVVLRLDGTVKGRQYDRLGYLHVGGVEILRTSTPEPSPDGIAWHVEKDVTRYSDTFRSRRDVEMLIGNVVDDTYTGVIDVHVTLTFYAGRPAERTPDRVLTLADTPDGTTLTTPRNSERIVAEVYATGSGGGCEEFWYLTVADPASYSCKADHGPYREVQIKVDGRPAGIAAPYPNVWTGGWSDPFLWYVIPAPGAFDVRPIEYDLTPFAGLLDDGRPHRVEVSVVGVPSGQAGWSAPVNVLVWQDAHRDHLTGGLTEDKAGDIANSSVYTPGSENRVDTRAGHRLTVSGYLDTSHGRVTTTVTRTLANTSVHRWTDGENTDGLDATWTDDQTVATVGAGPVRSTRTLRTYTMNGATTIGSDSRLRTELTLGDRASVSERRDGRRTAWSRLDDTYRGDASYLLDAPRDQRHAVGTSSERYRSYGSAGCYDHSLATAQGVLTQDRSGC, encoded by the coding sequence ATGAGACAACGGATAGTCATGTCCATGCTGGCGAGCGTGGCCCTCCTGGTGGGCGCGCTCCTCGGTGCCGGGACCGGGACCGCCCGGGCCGCCGACGTCCCCGCCGAGTTCGGCGCCGACTGGCACGACCCGGTGACCGCCGCCCCGCCCGTCGCACGGCCGCACGGCAAGTCCTGCCAGGTCACCCTGGCGGACGCCCGGTTCCGCGACTTCACCCCCTACCGGGGCACGTACACCCCGCCCACGGGCTGCGGAGACCGCTGGAGCAAGGTCGTGCTGCGCCTGGACGGCACGGTGAAGGGCCGTCAGTACGACCGGCTCGGCTATCTGCACGTCGGCGGGGTGGAGATCCTGCGCACCTCCACCCCGGAGCCCTCGCCCGACGGCATCGCCTGGCACGTCGAGAAGGACGTCACCCGCTACAGCGACACCTTCCGCAGCCGGCGGGACGTGGAGATGCTGATCGGCAACGTGGTCGACGACACGTACACCGGCGTCATCGACGTCCATGTCACCCTGACCTTCTACGCGGGCCGCCCCGCCGAGCGGACCCCGGACCGCGTGCTCACCCTCGCCGACACGCCCGACGGCACGACGCTCACCACCCCGCGCAACAGCGAACGGATCGTCGCCGAGGTCTACGCCACCGGATCGGGCGGCGGCTGCGAGGAGTTCTGGTACCTGACGGTGGCCGACCCGGCGTCGTACTCCTGCAAGGCCGACCACGGCCCCTACCGCGAGGTGCAGATCAAGGTCGACGGCCGGCCGGCGGGCATCGCCGCGCCGTACCCGAACGTGTGGACCGGCGGCTGGTCCGACCCCTTCCTCTGGTACGTGATCCCGGCGCCGGGCGCCTTCGACGTCCGGCCGATCGAGTACGACCTCACGCCCTTCGCCGGGCTGCTGGACGACGGCCGACCGCACCGGGTGGAGGTCTCCGTCGTCGGTGTGCCCTCGGGACAGGCCGGCTGGAGCGCCCCGGTGAACGTGCTGGTCTGGCAGGACGCCCACCGCGACCACCTCACCGGCGGGCTCACCGAGGACAAGGCGGGTGACATCGCCAATTCCTCGGTGTACACGCCGGGTTCGGAGAACAGGGTGGACACCCGGGCGGGGCACCGGCTCACCGTCAGCGGCTACCTCGACACCTCCCACGGCCGGGTGACCACCACCGTCACCCGCACCCTCGCCAACACCTCCGTCCACCGCTGGACCGACGGTGAGAACACCGACGGCCTGGACGCCACCTGGACCGACGACCAGACCGTCGCCACCGTCGGGGCCGGGCCCGTGCGCTCGACGCGCACACTGCGGACGTACACCATGAACGGCGCCACCACCATCGGCTCCGACAGCCGGTTGCGCACCGAGCTGACCCTCGGCGACCGCGCCTCGGTGAGCGAACGGCGGGACGGCCGGCGCACCGCGTGGTCACGGCTGGACGACACCTACCGCGGCGACGCGTCGTACCTCCTCGACGCCCCGCGCGACCAGCGGCACGCGGTTGGCACCTCCTCGGAGCGCTACCGGTCGTACGGCTCGGCCGGCTGCTACGACCACTCGCTGGCCACCGCCCAGGGAGTCCTGACGCAGGACCGCAGCGGCTGCTGA
- a CDS encoding MarR family winged helix-turn-helix transcriptional regulator, with the protein MTTPDPDGLLAEQLLRLTRRVHRIQKRHLEGRDLGVTPAQSRLLRTLAHYGSPPRMADLAERLEVVPRAVTTLVDGLEASGKVRRAPDPANRRVTRIELTDDGRATLRELHGARRSAAEEILAPLTEKERQVFGVLLDALIDGDAAKPC; encoded by the coding sequence ATGACCACCCCCGATCCCGACGGACTGCTCGCCGAGCAGTTGCTACGGCTCACCCGCCGGGTGCACCGCATCCAGAAACGCCATCTGGAAGGGCGCGACCTGGGCGTCACCCCTGCCCAGTCCCGGCTGCTGCGCACCCTCGCGCACTACGGCTCACCGCCTCGCATGGCGGACCTCGCCGAGCGCCTGGAGGTGGTGCCGCGCGCGGTGACGACGCTGGTCGACGGGCTGGAGGCGAGCGGCAAGGTGCGCCGGGCACCGGATCCGGCCAACCGGCGCGTGACCCGGATCGAGCTGACCGACGACGGGCGCGCGACCCTGCGCGAACTGCACGGCGCGCGCCGCTCGGCGGCCGAGGAGATACTCGCCCCGCTGACGGAGAAGGAGCGCCAGGTGTTCGGCGTCCTGCTGGACGCCCTGATCGACGGGGACGCGGCGAAGCCCTGCTGA
- a CDS encoding ABC transporter ATP-binding protein yields MHPDRELSSWTPPADAGERPRQWRRILKLFRPYRGRLAIVGLLVGAASLVSVATPFLLKETLDVAIPRGRTGLLSLLALGMILSAVLSSVFGVLQTLISTTVGQRVMHDLRTAVYGRLQRMSLAFFTRTRTGEVQSRIANDIGGMQATVTSTATSLVSNVTSVVATVVAMVALDWRLTIVSLLLLPAFVWISRRVGNERKRITTERQKQMAAMAATVTESLSVSGILLGRTMGRTDSLTGSFAGESERLVDLEVRSNMAGRWRMAVITIVMAAMPAVIYWTAGLALQLGGPEASLGTIVAFVSLQQGLFRPAVSLLATGVQIQTSLALFQRIFEYLDLPIDITERPHPVHLDRIKGEVRFEDVEFRYDAKGGPVLDGVDVTVPAGGSLAVVGPTGAGKSTLGYLVPRLYDVTGGRVTLDGVDVRDLDFDTLARAVGVVSQETYLFHASVADNLRFAKPDATDEELHAAARAAQIHDHIAALPDGYDTVVGERGHRFSGGEKQRLAIARTILRDPPVLILDEATSALDTRTEAAVQQAIDALSANRTTITIAHRLSTVRGADQIVVLDSGRVAERGTHEELLERDGRYAALVRRDAQLEPAGRGA; encoded by the coding sequence ATGCATCCCGACCGTGAACTCTCCTCCTGGACCCCGCCCGCCGACGCCGGGGAACGACCCCGGCAGTGGCGCCGGATCCTGAAGCTGTTCCGCCCCTACCGCGGGCGGCTCGCGATCGTCGGCCTGCTGGTCGGCGCCGCCTCGCTGGTCTCGGTGGCCACGCCGTTCCTGCTCAAGGAGACCCTGGACGTCGCGATCCCGCGGGGCCGCACCGGTCTGCTGAGCCTGCTCGCGCTCGGCATGATCCTCAGCGCGGTGCTCTCCAGTGTCTTCGGCGTGCTGCAGACGCTGATCTCGACCACCGTCGGCCAGCGCGTCATGCACGACCTGCGCACCGCCGTCTACGGCCGGCTGCAACGCATGTCGCTCGCCTTCTTCACCCGCACCCGCACCGGCGAGGTGCAGTCCCGCATCGCCAATGACATCGGCGGCATGCAGGCGACCGTCACCTCCACGGCCACCTCCCTGGTCTCCAACGTCACCAGTGTGGTCGCCACCGTCGTCGCCATGGTCGCCCTCGACTGGCGGCTCACCATCGTCTCGCTGCTCCTGCTGCCGGCCTTCGTCTGGATCAGCCGCCGCGTGGGCAACGAGCGCAAGAGGATCACCACCGAACGGCAGAAGCAGATGGCCGCGATGGCGGCAACGGTCACCGAGTCCCTCTCGGTCAGCGGCATCCTGCTCGGCCGCACCATGGGCCGCACCGACTCGCTGACCGGCTCCTTCGCGGGGGAGTCCGAGCGGCTGGTCGACCTGGAGGTGCGGTCGAACATGGCCGGGCGCTGGCGCATGGCCGTCATCACCATCGTCATGGCCGCCATGCCCGCCGTCATCTACTGGACGGCCGGACTGGCCCTCCAGCTCGGCGGCCCCGAGGCCTCGCTCGGCACCATCGTCGCCTTCGTCTCGCTCCAGCAGGGCCTGTTCCGCCCGGCCGTGAGCCTGCTCGCCACCGGTGTCCAGATCCAGACCTCCCTCGCGCTCTTCCAGCGCATCTTCGAGTACCTGGACCTGCCGATCGACATCACCGAGCGCCCGCACCCGGTCCACCTCGACCGGATCAAGGGCGAAGTCCGCTTCGAGGACGTCGAGTTCCGCTACGACGCCAAGGGCGGCCCCGTCCTCGACGGCGTCGACGTCACGGTCCCCGCCGGCGGCAGCCTGGCGGTCGTCGGCCCCACCGGCGCGGGCAAGTCCACGCTGGGCTATCTGGTGCCCCGGCTCTACGACGTCACCGGCGGCCGCGTCACCCTCGACGGGGTCGACGTCCGCGACCTCGACTTCGACACCCTGGCCCGCGCGGTCGGCGTGGTCTCCCAGGAGACGTACCTCTTCCACGCGTCCGTCGCCGACAACCTGCGCTTCGCCAAGCCGGACGCCACCGACGAGGAGTTGCACGCGGCCGCACGCGCGGCGCAGATCCACGACCACATAGCGGCACTGCCCGACGGCTACGACACGGTCGTCGGCGAGCGCGGCCACCGGTTCTCCGGCGGTGAGAAGCAGCGCCTCGCCATAGCCCGCACCATCCTGCGCGACCCGCCGGTCCTCATACTCGACGAGGCGACCAGTGCCCTGGACACCCGGACCGAGGCCGCGGTGCAGCAGGCCATCGACGCCCTCTCGGCGAACCGCACGACGATCACCATCGCGCACCGGCTGTCCACCGTCCGCGGCGCCGACCAGATCGTGGTGCTGGACTCCGGGCGCGTCGCCGAACGGGGCACGCACGAGGAGCTGCTGGAGCGCGACGGGCGGTACGCGGCCCTGGTGCGCCGGGACGCGCAACTGGAGCCCGCGGGCCGAGGCGCGTGA
- a CDS encoding ABC transporter ATP-binding protein translates to MQIQDLPYPDPGVPDARSGPRLLWWLFRNQLGGQLKALAWGLLHFVAVSALPFCVGLAVQAVVDRSGERLALAGALMLLCGAAVAVGDTFLHRAAVTNWITAAARVQQLLARKAAELGSTLTRRVAAGEVVAVSTGDVEKIGWFVEAVSRFTAAALTVVLVCAGLLLYQPSLGVVVAAGLPVVALAALPLLPRATRRADVQREKAGRATELASDTVAGLRVLRGIGGEELFLDRYRRASQEVRHAAVRSARMWSLISAVQVLLPGLLLIAVVWYGVQLARQGRIAVGELVTVYSAVMVLSYPLQHFEEIAMSYSFSRPSATRTARVLSLRRPATADPGGTATAADGVTEAPRGELHDPVTGLVAPAGRLTAVVCGDPDAAGRLAERLGGHPTEPGRSVLLGGTPLDRLPLDVARTAVLVQDKDPVLLSGTLRELFDVPASGAVSADEALAAARCEDVLDALVEGSVDVADPMDARITERGRSLSGGQRQRLALARSLITDPEVLVLDEPTSAVDSHTEAGVADGLRRLRSGRTTVVFTSSPLLLDRADRVVLVHEGEAVASGTHRELFDGEPRYRAVVTRETDDEGVLRDALRELEEIEESA, encoded by the coding sequence ATGCAGATTCAAGACCTTCCCTATCCCGACCCGGGCGTGCCCGACGCACGCTCGGGTCCCCGACTTCTGTGGTGGCTCTTCCGCAACCAGCTGGGCGGCCAGCTGAAGGCGCTGGCCTGGGGGCTGCTCCACTTCGTCGCCGTGTCCGCGCTGCCGTTCTGCGTGGGCCTCGCCGTACAGGCGGTCGTCGACCGGTCCGGCGAGCGGCTGGCGCTGGCGGGTGCCCTGATGCTGTTGTGCGGGGCGGCCGTGGCCGTGGGCGACACCTTTCTGCACCGGGCCGCCGTCACCAACTGGATCACCGCCGCCGCCCGCGTCCAGCAGTTGCTCGCCCGCAAGGCGGCCGAGCTGGGCTCGACGCTGACCCGCCGGGTGGCGGCCGGAGAAGTGGTCGCCGTGTCCACGGGAGACGTGGAGAAGATCGGCTGGTTCGTGGAGGCGGTGTCCCGCTTCACCGCCGCCGCGCTGACCGTGGTCCTCGTCTGCGCCGGCCTCCTCCTCTACCAGCCCTCGCTCGGCGTGGTCGTCGCCGCCGGACTGCCCGTGGTGGCCCTCGCGGCACTGCCCCTGCTGCCGCGCGCGACACGCCGCGCCGACGTGCAGCGCGAGAAGGCGGGCCGGGCCACCGAACTCGCCTCGGACACCGTCGCCGGACTGCGCGTGCTGCGCGGCATCGGCGGCGAGGAACTGTTCCTCGACCGCTACCGCCGCGCCTCCCAGGAGGTGCGGCACGCGGCGGTGCGCAGCGCCCGGATGTGGTCGCTGATCTCCGCCGTCCAGGTGCTGCTGCCGGGCCTGCTGCTGATCGCGGTCGTCTGGTACGGCGTCCAGCTGGCCCGCCAGGGCCGCATCGCCGTCGGCGAACTGGTCACCGTCTACAGCGCGGTGATGGTGCTCAGTTACCCGCTGCAGCACTTCGAAGAGATCGCCATGTCCTACTCCTTCTCCCGCCCCTCGGCCACCCGCACCGCACGGGTGCTGTCGCTGCGCCGACCGGCCACGGCCGACCCCGGCGGCACCGCCACCGCGGCGGACGGTGTCACGGAAGCGCCCCGGGGCGAACTGCACGACCCCGTCACCGGGCTGGTCGCCCCGGCCGGCCGGCTCACCGCCGTCGTGTGCGGCGACCCGGACGCGGCCGGGCGTCTCGCGGAGCGGCTCGGCGGCCACCCCACGGAACCGGGCCGTTCGGTCCTGCTCGGCGGCACGCCCCTGGACCGGCTCCCGCTGGACGTCGCCCGGACCGCCGTCCTCGTCCAGGACAAGGACCCGGTGCTGCTCTCCGGCACCCTGCGGGAACTGTTCGACGTCCCGGCGTCCGGCGCCGTCTCGGCCGACGAGGCCCTCGCGGCCGCGCGGTGCGAGGACGTCCTGGACGCGCTGGTGGAGGGGTCTGTCGACGTCGCCGACCCGATGGACGCCCGCATCACCGAGCGCGGCCGGTCCCTCTCCGGCGGCCAGCGCCAGCGGCTCGCGCTGGCCCGGTCTCTGATCACTGATCCCGAGGTGCTGGTGCTGGACGAGCCGACCTCGGCGGTCGATTCGCACACCGAGGCCGGGGTCGCCGACGGACTGCGCCGGCTGCGCTCGGGGCGCACCACGGTGGTGTTCACCTCCTCGCCGCTGCTGCTCGACCGCGCGGACCGGGTCGTCCTGGTCCACGAGGGCGAGGCCGTGGCGAGCGGTACGCACCGCGAGCTGTTCGACGGCGAGCCGCGATACCGGGCCGTGGTGACCCGGGAGACGGACGACGAGGGTGTGCTGCGGGACGCCCTCAGGGAACTGGAAGAGATCGAGGAGAGCGCATGA
- a CDS encoding M1 family metallopeptidase, with product MPGAGNGGYTVRRYTLDFDWQAPGTPFEAGATISAAATQSLSRFDLDFAGNTLHRVTVDGAPARAVRDGDELVVTPARPIPRGRAFTVHVAYTADPTQQRHRDDAIRDYGWVPTPDGTVVCAQPDGARMIFPADDHPSLRAPITFRVTTPAGISAVANGRLVGTARRPGGRVQWTYDSEQPIAAQLVQLAIGKFRIVSSSGPRGLPVRDVVPDGLVGDTEEYRSLTPEHIAWLEQRLGPYPFPRYGVLVGDTELPVALETQSLSVLPKDDLLGDRVDAERNLVHELTHHWTGDSVAIRRWSDLWLSEGHARFYERLYSASHGGVALEDAMRDAYAQHDQWRHDDGAPAEPTADTLFKVMRYDGSALVLYALREKVGTETFERIERSWVSTYRGRVAGTRDFIDLASRVARQDLRPFLTEWLHGPHTPPMPGHPDWRVAPVQE from the coding sequence ATGCCCGGCGCCGGGAACGGCGGTTACACGGTCCGGCGTTACACGCTCGACTTCGACTGGCAGGCGCCCGGCACGCCCTTCGAGGCCGGCGCCACCATCAGCGCGGCTGCCACCCAGTCCCTGTCCCGCTTCGACCTCGACTTCGCGGGCAACACGCTGCACCGGGTCACGGTCGACGGCGCGCCCGCGAGGGCCGTGCGCGACGGCGACGAACTCGTCGTCACACCCGCCCGCCCGATCCCCCGCGGGCGCGCGTTCACCGTCCACGTCGCCTACACCGCCGACCCCACCCAGCAGCGCCACCGCGACGACGCGATCCGGGACTACGGCTGGGTGCCCACGCCCGACGGCACCGTGGTGTGCGCCCAGCCCGACGGCGCCCGCATGATCTTCCCGGCGGACGACCACCCGAGCCTGCGCGCTCCCATCACCTTCCGCGTCACCACGCCCGCGGGCATCAGCGCGGTCGCCAACGGGCGCCTCGTCGGCACCGCCCGGCGGCCCGGCGGACGCGTCCAGTGGACGTACGACTCCGAACAGCCGATCGCCGCGCAACTGGTCCAGCTGGCGATCGGGAAGTTCCGCATCGTCAGCAGCAGCGGCCCGCGCGGGCTGCCGGTCCGCGACGTGGTCCCGGACGGCCTGGTCGGCGACACCGAGGAGTACCGCTCGCTCACCCCGGAACACATCGCCTGGCTCGAACAGCGGCTCGGCCCGTACCCGTTCCCCCGCTACGGCGTGCTGGTCGGCGACACCGAACTGCCGGTTGCGCTGGAGACGCAGTCGCTGTCCGTGCTGCCCAAGGACGACCTGCTCGGCGACCGGGTCGATGCCGAGCGCAACCTCGTGCACGAGCTGACACACCATTGGACCGGGGACAGCGTCGCCATCCGGCGCTGGTCCGACCTGTGGCTGAGCGAGGGTCACGCCCGTTTCTACGAACGGCTGTACTCCGCCTCGCACGGCGGCGTCGCCCTGGAGGACGCGATGCGCGACGCCTACGCGCAGCACGACCAGTGGCGGCACGACGACGGGGCGCCCGCCGAACCCACTGCCGACACGCTCTTCAAAGTGATGCGCTACGACGGCTCGGCCCTGGTGCTGTACGCCCTGCGGGAGAAGGTCGGCACCGAGACCTTCGAGCGGATCGAACGGTCCTGGGTGAGCACCTACCGGGGCCGGGTGGCCGGCACCCGGGACTTCATCGACCTCGCCTCGCGGGTCGCCCGACAGGACCTGAGGCCCTTTCTGACCGAGTGGCTCCACGGGCCGCACACCCCGCCCATGCCCGGCCACCCCGACTGGCGGGTCGCCCCGGTCCAGGAGTGA